A segment of the Entelurus aequoreus isolate RoL-2023_Sb linkage group LG23, RoL_Eaeq_v1.1, whole genome shotgun sequence genome:
agaaaatattcattgttattattattatttcagtcggtttcttttcaatgtgtgttcagtacaacaacaaacatgggtttgcacagtgacattttgtttacagcatcaacaagaaacaatgacttgcatgatccttcaagatacactgaaacacaatgaaagtcatggcattagcctctattattcattcacaacaaagaggctaatgccaccactttaggtcacaatacaataattgtttgttcccaaatattttgaagttgcacagattacattttgggcacatatgtgactaaaatggttgtaaattcaagccctggaaatattacttaatacttgaattaaagtaatatctggaccgggataatttggcttttatataatatatatatatatatatatatatatatatatatatatatatatatatatatatatatatatatatatatatatatatatatatatatatatatatatatatatatatatatatatatattatggcaagccgttaaggaaattaaatatatatggaagtctgaatagaaatgagaaacttttatatatactgtaaataagaaagactgctgatctgaaaaagagccaaaactgtcaaagagctgagggaccatcttcaaagtgcaatgctgaaacaaataatgcaaacaataaaatgtaacttccagggtttgagattaacgtagtcccatcgtcccggggatggtaaaaaaaatgcacgggacggaattaaatgctccccgggacgatggcttttaaccattttttttctttttctttttatgtatttattcattttacattttatattaaatatcttggtttttccaccctctgaaaatcctatgaaatgtttaacaagccatcctataataacagctattaatgtaacaatacaataaaaaatatatatttaatgatgtttttttcattattttaacaataggctaatgtatattactttatatagattctacaagaaacacaaaacttaaaaactaaattatttacaattgcagacacaaggttcttgttctgcagtgctgtgtgctaatgtgcttcgtacacctgcaggaccgcaagcaaggtcgcagagaaaatgcggactggattttgagtgatgtgggcattttctatatgaacaagtggaatggattggataccgacgcactaaaggggctcactaacttacgctatgaagtgaggggaaactgagtgaataatgacaggttatatgattatttatttaaactcgtATTCGGgctactttataatgaatatgtcggcatgtatttgtaaaaaaattttaaaaaaaataaaaattattaacaccaaattatttaggggggcttgagcccccctaaaataggcctaacaacgccaatgctggGCTCCCATTGATTTAGCGTTATGGTGAGTTAAACTTTTCATgcactttatattagtttttaatgttgtatctgtatcttattttgaaggcatgtaaacgttaccatagcaaccAAAATTAGAGAGCGTTACAGTGGTCGCCAACAGAGGGAGGTGAGGGAGGTGAGGGAGGTGAGGGAGAGGAGAGCTTGAGAGTCTGGGGCACACCTACATGCAGGAGGTTTATCTGACCATTCAAACGGGcaactttatttcagctgttgaaaaataacattcataaagaaagtagtgtggaattgctggttcttgtcatttatatatttttccacgtgattttttatgtatgtaatgggttgagtacacagtggattcacgtttattattatttcataacAATCAACGACCGCCTCGCCGTGGCCCATCACCGCCCCCCGGTCCGGGGTAAAATTGTCAGGAGTTGACCGgttcgcagttacaaaaaggttggggaccactgctgtagaggaattaaaaataaatgttttactttaaaaaaaacaaacttttactaCTTCTATTAGTATAACCATTtactatttttattagtattcttccatccatccatttcctaccgcttaatcccttaggggttgcggggggcgctggagcctatctcagctacaatcgggcggaaggtggggtacaccctggacaagtcgccacctcatcacagggccaacacagataggcagaaAACATTCACAAAAGTATGACATCCGCCCATTTTAAACATAGCATATTatagtacctgtagtagtgtgtgtgtgtatatatatatatatatatatatatatatatatatatatatatatatatatatatatatatatatatatatatatatatatatatatatatatatatatatatatataatggaacATTCTGGAGAAACATCCTGGAGGATTTTGGATAGAAGTGAGTTACAAATGTAAACTTTTTGAATGATTTCACTTCATTTGTGATGATTTATCTCTTATGCTCAGTCCATTATTTTCCAAATTAATTTGAGGGAAGTTGTCACAGCCTGTTtccaccttgtggtttgtattgTCAGTTTTCCTCTTTTGGTGCAGTTGACATTGTTCTTACATTTCTCCTTCCTCCTAGAGTTCCTATGTTGCCCTTGTGGGCGGAGTTGTGGGACGTGCACAGCTGCTTCCAATTGACCCTGGTGCTACTTAAGCAGCACCTTGacagctggatggcactcggcGATTCCACTCCACGCCAGTTGATTCTATGCTTCGAGTATTTTGCTACCTTGGCCATTCCAAGTGCCATCCATCTTGGTGTTGTTTTGTAGTGTGCACGTCTTGTAATTCCAAACCAAGTTGAGTTTATTTTTGTATACAagtagcttttgttcttttttccACGATGCACATTTTGTCTTCTCTTTTTCGCACCGTCGCTTTTTGTTACCTCCTGTTTGGATTGTTTTTGTGAGTATATTTCCACAGTaaaagaagtgttttactcagcgTCCTGcgcatccttgggttcctctaCTGTGTTGAACAGCACTCTGATAGAAGGAGTTTCTACAAAACGCAACACCCTTTGGCCGCCAAgtttgtgattaaaggctatacatataaaataaaagggacaagtggaagaaaaaatggatggatgtacaataAAGCTCTGTGGGATGATGTACATTATTGACTTGTCCCTAACATTCCAAACTTTCCCATGTTTTCCGAAATTGTTATTGTTTGAGGGATTCTAAGAAAGGGTCAAACAAATCATGtacaactttaaaaaacaattttcatgtgtagttttttaattagaaatgtagattaaaaacaaaactatccTTCATAACTTTCCACATTTAATGTTGCCATTTTCTCTAATCTACATATTGCATAAAgtggacatacatataaaaccatattcatattacaaaagagagtaataaagataattaatagaatggattatTGAGACCCAAccaatgattcataaagtcacacattttaaaagtaaatgatctcgtataaaacacaactgctcaaatgatgtataaagtaaataataatatgcttccagaagtggtccagaagatgtttcagatgtaaaccagtaaatatgaactaagagggatgaTGTGTATTCAAAATCAAAAGtataaacaaatgtaaaacacatatgtacatcatataaaggagttcatctatAACAtcattgaaaattaaaaaatatttctgaATATCTCTGTACACATAAAAAACGATTTGTATCatgtttattctcacctttacAGTCAAAGTGTTGtgttaatttgtaaataaaagtacacaatagtgtatattaaaacatgtacttgactgaaaaaaaacaataatctaaactatctaatctataaatgttagaatctATGCGAAGGTCAAAGTtaaagttttgacagtttatttcaaatcctgcatcttcatttgctgctgctgttctcaccagcacacttgtgtttctcacactggtacttagaagagaatctttcaccacacacactgcaactcaacactttctctcttgtgtgtgttatcatgtgtcTTTTGAAATGCGGACTTTGTATAAaacttttacaacatactgaacatatttaaggtttttctccagtgtgtgttttcatgtgtgctttgaaatggtgcttttgagtaaaatctttactgcagattgaacatgaataaggtttttctcctgtgtgtgttatcatgtgtcttttcaaatgctGTCTTTGTATAAaacttttacaacatactgaacatgaaaaaggtttttctccagtgtgtgtactcatgtgttttttgaaatggtcccttcgagtaaaatctttaccgcagattgaacatgaaaaaggttgttctccagtgtgtgttctcatgtgttttttgAAATGGTCCCTTctagtaaaatctttaccgcagattgaacatgaaaagggttgttctccagtgtgtattctcatgtgtgctttgaaatggtgcttttgagtaaaatctttactgcaggttgaacatgaaaaaggtttttctccagtgtgtgttctcatgtgtcttttcaaatgttgactatgagtaaaatctttaccgcagattgaacataaaaaaggtttttctccagtgtgtgttctcatgtgttcttttaaACTTAGATTtcttacaaaacttttaccacattctgagcaggaaaaagggttttctccagtgtgtattctcatgtgtattttcaaatgttgcctatgagtaaaatctttaccgcattctgaacatgaaaaaggtttttctccagtgtgtgttcttatgtgtgcttttaaactttgatttcttacaaaacttttaccacattctgtgcaggaaaaaggtttttctccagtgtgtattctcatgtgtattttcaaatcgtgcctatgagtaaaatctttaccgcagattgaacatgaaaaaggtttttctccagtgtgtgttctcatgtgtcttttcaaattactagatttaaaggttttgtcgcagtgagaacatgtgaagtgtgtgttgtcagtgtgacatgtcttatcatctttagagtgttcatcatcagtgtcaggagagtgtgacgttgtgtcctcactatctgatagtggagctaagagcttgtctgcttgtgatcctccacagtggtctccatcagcttctgttgtcatgtgttgagttgagctgctgcatggAAGCTCCGCCTCTTTAttctcctcactctcacctttgacctcatcaccttcactcttcacagggacaccagtcactggcatcttggtgacatcaacctcctccagtccttcaagatgctctccctgctgactgatgctgtgttcctcctcttcctctttaatgtgaggggtcagtggatcctcctcttcatccttaatgtgagggctcagtggatccactgcttcctctttaaaatggggtgtcagtgggtcctcctcttcctctttaaaatgggggatcagtgggtattcctcttccttcttaatgtgggagggctgtggctcctccgtccgcatcctgaagctccacttctgttgctcagggtgaagatgttcttcacagaccTCTGCAAGACAAACACACCATCTCTGCTCAGTCACACAATGCATTCAGTACTTTTACATGCACATAGGAAAAACAAGTTATCGTATGAACTGTCTTGAAATCTCAGTGACGCACAAACacgctgctctttacaacattattcacaggaaaataaaaacaaaccctcctctctgagctgccactttatcgtggtagaggagtttgcgtgtcccaatgatcctaggagctatgttgtccgggggctttatgccccctggtagggtctcctaagacaaactggtcctaagtgagggatcagacaaagagtagctcgaagacctccatgaaaaataaaaaaaaaggacccagatttccctcgcccggacacggGTCACCTGGGCCCCCCTCTAGAGCCAGGCCCGAGGTGGGGCACAATGACgaacgcctggtggccgggcctgtccccatggggcccggccgggcacagcccgaagaggcaacgtgggtcccccctccaatgggctcaccacccatagcaggagccatagaggtcgggtgcaatgtgagctgggcgcaagccgaaggcagggcacttggcggtccgatcctcggcgacagaagctagctcttgggacgtggaacgtcacctcgctgggggggaaggagcctgagctagtgcgtgaggtggagaagttccggctagatatagtcggactcacttcgacgcacagcaagggctctggaaccagttctctcgagaggggctggactctcttacaCTCAgctgccagcagtgagaggcgacgggctggggtggcaattcttgttgccccccggctcagatcATACACGATGGAGTTAAACCCAGTGGAAGAGAGGgggtagcttccctccaccttcgagtggggggacgggtcctgactgttgtttgcgatTACGCGCctaacggcagctcagagtatccaccctttttggattaactcgagggagtacttgagagtgctcccccgggtgattccctcgttctactgggggacttcaacgctcatattggcaatgacagtgaaacctggagagacgtgattgggaagaatggccgccgagatctgaaccagagtggtgttttgttattggacttttgtgcccgtcacagattgtccataaggaacaccatgttcaaacataatggtgtccatatgtgcacttggcaccaggacaccctaggccgcagttccatgatcgactttgtagttgtgtgatCGGATTTGCAgcatcatgttttggacactcgggtgaagagaggggcggagctttcttcTGCGatagtgggggaggatgccggacacacctggcaggcccaaacgcattatgagggtttgctgggaacgtctggcagagactcctgtcagagagagtttcaattcccacctccgaaagaactttgaacatgtcacgagggaggtgctggacattgagtccgagtggaccatgttccgcacctctattgttgaggcggctgattggagctgtggccgcagggtatttggtgcctgtcgtggcataattcctagaacccgttggtggacaccggcggtgagggatgccgtcaagctgaagaaggagtcctatcgggttcttttggcttataggactcctgaggcagcggacaggtaccgacaggccaagcggtgtgcggcttcagcggtcgcggaggcaaaaactcggacatgggaggagttcggggaagccatggaaaacgattccggacggcttcgaagctattctggaccaccatccgccgcctcaggaaggggtagcagtgcactatcaacaccgtgtatggtgaggatggtgttctgctgacctcgactgcggacgTTGTGGATcgatggagggaatacttcgaagacctcctcaatcccaccaacacgtcttcctatgaggaagcagtgcctggggtgtctgtggtgggctctcctatttctggggctgaggttgctgagatagttaaaaagctccttggtggcaaggccccggggtagatgagatccgcccggagttccttaaggctctggatgctgtggggctgtcttggttcacaagactctgcagcatcgcgtggacatcggtggcggtacctctggattggcagaccggggtggtggttcctctctttaagaaggggaacaggagggtgtgttctaactatcgtgggatcacactcctcagccttcccggtaaggtctattcaggtgtactggagaggaggctatgccggatagtcgaaccttggattcaggaggtacagtgtggttttcgtcctggtcgtggaactgtggaccagctctatactctcggcagggtccttgagggtgcatgggagtatgcccaaccagtctacatgtgctttgtggacttgaagaaggcatttgaccgtgttcctctggaagtcctgtggggagtgctcagagtatggggtatcggactgtctgattgtggcggtctgctccctgtatgatcagtgtcagagcttggtccgcattgccggcagtaagtcggacacgtttccagtgaggcggcagtaagtcggacacgtttccagtgaggcttggactccgccaaggctgccttttgtcacagattctgttcataacttttatggacagaatttctaggcgcagtcaaggcgttgaggggatccggtttggtggctgcaggattaggtctctgctttttgcagatgatgtggtcctgatggcttcatctggccaggatcttcagctctcactggatcagttcgcagcggagtatgaagcgactgggatgagaatcagcacctccaagtacgagtccatggttctcgcccggaaaatggtggagtgccatcttcgggttggggaggagaccctgccccaagtggaggagttcaagtacctctgagtcttgttcatgaatgagggaagagtggatcgtgagatcgacaggcggatcggtgcggcgtcttcagtaatgcggacgctgtatcgatccgttgtggtgaagaaggagctgagccggaaggccaagctctcaatttaccggtcgatctacgttcccatcctcacctatggccatgagctttgggttatgaccgaaaggacaagatcacgggtacaagtggccgaaatgagtttcttccgccgggtggcggggctctcccttagagattgggtgagaagctctgacatccggggggagctcaaagtaaaactgctgctcctccacatcgagaggagccagatgaggtggttcgggcatctggtcaggatgccacccgaacgcctctatagggaggtatttagggcacatcagaccggtaggaggccacggggaagatccaggacacgttgggaagactatgtctcccggctggcctgggaaagcctcaggatcccccgggaagagctggacgaagtggctggggagagggaagtctgggcttccctgcttaggctgctgccccggcaacccgacctcggataagcggaagaagatggatggataaaaacaaACCAGGACGACAGGACATTTTACTATGGATAGACGATATtgtttaaaattgattttgcgatatattatttcatatagaattactaatagaaccattttaaaacaggctacacaggctcctaatttagttgctgaaatatgcagtaaaatattacatcatttccagtattattttctcaaataaagtaactagatattaacagtaaataaacaagtacattaataataatagtttcgacaaaataatacaattagaaatgacacaatatgttactgtatatgtcagctgccaaattaggagcttttgtaatTCGCTTTGAAATTCTTCTATTATCAACCATATACCAAATGATAAATTGTGACATATATTGTTATTAGGATATAGATTTTAGGTCATATCGCCCATACTAAATATTGGTTCGCTGAGTCATTTTGTTTGGCccaccaaatatatattttttaatattcttCAGATGTGTGTGTACGTTTAAAATGTACTCCTGTTCTACATCACGTGGAAGTGTCATGTCATGGGGTTGGTGTGCTTTCAACTAGGGGTGTGACGATACGGTCAGCTCACCAAAGGATACTCGATATTGGCTTTAGGAGAACGAGACGATATTTTGGTGGTTAACATGATTCTTACACAtgtgtgtacttcatgtgtatatgaatgtacttcccttgtgtgcttagttttactgtAACTTCATTGTGGATAATATCTATAAACAACCTCAATTGTTTTTCATCTTGAATTTTAAGGACTGTTTACTTATCTGACAAATTCAAAggaaactacacttttttttaaaaatgtcgcctatcattcacaatccttatgtaagacatatgttttaaatgtttatgaATTCTAATTAGTAAATAAACGTGAGCAAAAATCAACTAACATTGGAGTTAATGGGAGCTTCTCTATTAGACCCACAAAGTCCtccaaataaccatccaaaaactgccaacaatacctgaatattaaccaagtattagcgatattgttattataagcgctaacgttaaggacctacttttagcggcgcattgatcacagaagtaactagcttatgctgctatattgacatactgagctgctttctcgcctctaaGATGGTGAAAGCTAattatagattataaatcatgcttctcacttATATggtgaaggttgtggacataaaccgagaacttggtcaactttgacatccaatttagacccggagatggcaagaaagacacaaaaatacgCTTTTTTGCACCCActcttttttaaccctttgtgaggattaattcttcatcttaacgggaagatatgaacatcccatcagtcggcatcccagtgagagcagacatcgtcagctt
Coding sequences within it:
- the LOC133640609 gene encoding gastrula zinc finger protein XlCGF57.1-like; translated protein: MCERTIAEYEEELCPTKEEKERQHQKHQVVLHRTDIHQLIGHQEECLPHLQGDSFTSEYPQPSHFKGDEGDPQPPYFKEEEEGECPVEQEEADLTKFPLTVVSVKTEEHEDKPPESSQLHHSPKVCEEHLHPEQQKWSFRMRTEEPQPSHIKKEEEYPLIPHFKEEEEDPLTPHFKEEAVDPLSPHIKDEEEDPLTPHIKEEEEEHSISQQGEHLEGLEEVDVTKMPVTGVPVKSEGDEVKGESEENKEAELPCSSSTQHMTTEADGDHCGGSQADKLLAPLSDSEDTTSHSPDTDDEHSKDDKTCHTDNTHFTCSHCDKTFKSSNLKRHMRTHTGEKPFSCSICGKDFTHRHDLKIHMRIHTGEKPFSCTECGKSFVRNQSLKAHIRTHTGEKPFSCSECGKDFTHRQHLKIHMRIHTGENPFSCSECGKSFVRNLSLKEHMRTHTGEKPFLCSICGKDFTHSQHLKRHMRTHTGEKPFSCSTCSKDFTQKHHFKAHMRIHTGEQPFSCSICGKDFTRRDHFKKHMRTHTGEQPFSCSICGKDFTRRDHFKKHMSTHTGEKPFSCSVCCKSFIQRQHLKRHMITHTGEKPYSCSICSKDFTQKHHFKAHMKTHTGEKP